The following proteins are co-located in the Candidatus Tanganyikabacteria bacterium genome:
- a CDS encoding S8 family serine peptidase: MPIYDALLLAPPAEVVSVPRPAAGKRPRVRVPERRLPWNIRQLGAHHAWEITRGEPGILVAIVDTGIDVHHPDLRGKTLTGVDVVSPGAGWVDDLGHGTAVAGVIGSRGWRIPGLAGVAPACRFASIKCNIHGTTHVRAEHIAAGIRAAMARKAAVINLSVGVVDGEEFLTAEAVDELADALRAALDAGIAVICAAGPGGTGPRPWPGSWSRDPHFPGLIAVGGSTPRRQLSACTPAGDFITVLAPADGVVSTRKGGDFGPFGGTSAAAPHVAGIAALLKAVRPEASPGEIKDWIVAAANGGIAHAAGALTLALR; this comes from the coding sequence ATGCCGATCTACGACGCCCTCCTGCTCGCTCCGCCCGCCGAAGTCGTCTCGGTCCCCCGGCCGGCCGCGGGCAAGCGCCCGCGCGTCCGCGTGCCCGAGCGCCGCCTGCCGTGGAACATCCGGCAACTCGGCGCGCACCACGCCTGGGAGATCACCCGGGGCGAGCCGGGAATCCTGGTGGCGATCGTCGACACGGGCATCGACGTCCACCACCCCGACCTGCGGGGCAAGACGCTCACGGGCGTCGACGTGGTCTCGCCGGGCGCCGGGTGGGTGGACGATCTCGGCCACGGTACCGCCGTCGCCGGCGTCATCGGCAGCCGCGGCTGGCGCATCCCCGGCCTGGCCGGCGTGGCGCCCGCGTGCCGCTTCGCGTCCATCAAGTGCAACATCCACGGCACGACCCACGTGCGGGCCGAACACATCGCCGCCGGCATCCGCGCCGCCATGGCCCGCAAGGCCGCGGTGATCAACCTGTCAGTGGGCGTCGTGGACGGCGAGGAGTTCCTCACGGCCGAGGCGGTCGACGAACTGGCCGACGCCCTGCGGGCCGCCCTCGACGCGGGTATCGCCGTGATTTGCGCCGCCGGTCCGGGCGGGACGGGACCGCGTCCGTGGCCCGGTTCGTGGAGCCGCGATCCCCATTTCCCGGGCCTCATCGCGGTGGGCGGCAGCACGCCGCGGCGGCAACTTTCCGCCTGCACGCCCGCGGGGGACTTCATCACGGTGCTCGCGCCGGCCGACGGTGTGGTCAGCACCCGCAAGGGCGGCGATTTCGGGCCCTTCGGCGGCACGTCGGCGGCGGCTCCGCATGTCGCGGGTATCGCGGCCCTCTTGAAGGCGGTGCGGCCGGAAGCCTCGCCCGGCGAGATCAAGGACTGGATCGTCGCGGCGGCGAATGGCGGGATCGCCCATGCGGCCGGGGCCCTGACCTTGGCCCTGCGTTAA